The following are from one region of the Sporichthyaceae bacterium genome:
- a CDS encoding magnesium transporter CorA family protein yields the protein MRVDLITDDGISVHGVGELPDLLAAEKGIVWVDIPACDPTSDRVLRDVFGFHPIAVTDCTQRNRVPRVHVYPDHRFYVLHSPEAGASGHVHFVELDQFVGTRYLVTVHGPANPNVQSERIVQETDAVRAKIEAGRYLPTTPFELSHAIVSAIARHMERFLEQATEEVWRLEQTVNAGDDGDPEEFLEDMFRARHGLLAVRTMASASREVYGRVSGLVGTKVSADHKPYLDDLIDQFGRVTSLAEGQRDYLAGVIEHFRARTETKMTIAAERLAVIAVITLPITALASVYGMNVIVNGKTEWFQLVGVLVVMLVMSAWLLRWAKRQGWW from the coding sequence GTGCGCGTGGATCTGATCACCGACGACGGCATCTCGGTGCATGGCGTCGGGGAGCTCCCGGACCTGCTGGCCGCGGAGAAGGGCATCGTCTGGGTCGACATCCCGGCCTGCGACCCGACCAGCGACCGGGTGCTGCGCGACGTGTTCGGCTTCCATCCCATCGCGGTTACCGACTGCACCCAGCGCAATCGGGTGCCCCGGGTGCACGTCTACCCCGACCACCGGTTCTACGTGCTGCACAGCCCGGAGGCCGGCGCCTCGGGGCACGTGCACTTCGTGGAACTCGACCAGTTCGTGGGAACGCGCTACCTGGTCACCGTGCACGGCCCGGCCAACCCGAACGTGCAGTCCGAGCGGATCGTGCAGGAGACCGACGCGGTGCGGGCCAAGATCGAGGCCGGCCGGTACCTGCCGACGACGCCGTTCGAGCTCTCCCACGCGATCGTGTCCGCCATCGCCCGGCACATGGAGCGCTTCCTGGAGCAGGCCACCGAGGAGGTGTGGCGCCTGGAACAGACGGTGAACGCGGGCGACGACGGCGACCCCGAGGAGTTCCTCGAGGACATGTTCCGGGCCCGGCACGGCCTGCTCGCGGTACGCACCATGGCCTCGGCCAGCCGCGAGGTGTACGGCCGGGTATCCGGCCTGGTGGGCACCAAGGTCAGCGCGGACCACAAGCCCTACCTCGACGACCTCATCGACCAGTTCGGCCGGGTGACCAGCCTCGCCGAGGGACAGCGGGACTACCTGGCCGGGGTCATCGAGCACTTCCGGGCCCGCACCGAGACCAAGATGACCATCGCCGCGGAACGGCTCGCGGTGATCGCGGTAATCACGCTGCCCATCACCGCCCTGGCCTCGGTGTACGGCATGAACGTCATCGTGAACGGCAAGACCGAGTGGTTCCAGCTGGTGGGCGTGCTGGTGGTCATGTTGGTCATGTCGGCGTGGCTGTTGCGCTGGGCCAAACGTCAGGGCTGGTGGTAG
- a CDS encoding HAD family phosphatase, which yields MKGLLIDWGGVLTSDVFASFDVWCERQGRPVGSVAAVFREEPGRGLLFDLECGRMSIPEFETKLSVVLDAPPAGLANELFSGSVHEQRMAHAVADLHAAGVRTGLLSNSWDMEYYDRTRWAEMFDVVVLSAEHGVRKPDRAIYEKAIEAMGLPAEEMVFVDDIGGNLKPARELGLHTYRHVSVAETVAFLAEQFGVSL from the coding sequence GTGAAGGGCCTGCTCATCGATTGGGGTGGGGTGCTCACCAGCGACGTGTTCGCGTCGTTCGACGTCTGGTGCGAGCGCCAGGGTCGGCCGGTGGGCAGCGTCGCGGCGGTGTTCCGGGAGGAGCCCGGCCGCGGGTTGCTGTTCGACCTGGAGTGCGGGCGGATGAGCATCCCCGAGTTCGAGACCAAGCTGTCCGTGGTGCTCGACGCGCCGCCGGCGGGCCTGGCCAACGAGTTGTTCTCCGGTTCGGTGCACGAGCAGCGCATGGCACACGCGGTGGCGGACCTACACGCGGCCGGGGTGCGCACCGGGCTGCTGTCCAACTCGTGGGACATGGAGTACTACGACCGCACCCGGTGGGCGGAGATGTTCGACGTCGTGGTGCTCTCCGCCGAGCACGGCGTGCGCAAGCCGGACCGGGCCATCTACGAGAAGGCGATCGAGGCGATGGGCCTGCCCGCCGAGGAGATGGTGTTCGTCGACGACATCGGCGGCAACCTCAAACCGGCCCGTGAACTGGGGCTGCACACCTACCGACACGTCTCGGTGGCGGAGACGGTGGCGTTCCTCGCGGAGCAGTTCGGGGTTTCCCTGTAG
- the mftD gene encoding pre-mycofactocin synthase MftD (MftD, an enzyme found in the mycofactocin biosynthesis locus, performs an oxidative deamination of 3-amino-5-[(p-hydroxyphenyl)methyl]-4,4-dimethyl-2-pyrrolidinone (AHDP). The resulting compound, now called pre-mycofactocin (PMFT), is a biologically active redox cofactor that can oxidize the non-exchangeable NADH of TIGR03971 family SDR-type oxidoreductases.) has protein sequence MSSAWFETVAEAQRRAKRRLPRSVYKALLAGSEQGITYRDNLKAFGELGFAPHVAGAAQGRDLSTQVMGQQIALPVLLSPTGVQAVHPDAELGVARAAAARGTAMGLSSFASKPIEEVVSQGAPTFFQVYWCGSREAIVGRLERARAAGATGLIITLDWSFSHSRDWGSPSIPQSIDFRTALRFAPEVLVRPQWLLDFARSGKLPDLAVPNMGGKDDAAPGFFAAYGEWMGTPPPSWEDIAWLRSQWDGPCMLKGIIRVDDARRAVDAGLSAISVSNHGGNNLDGTPAAIRSLPVIADAVGDQLEVLLDGGIRRGSDVAKAVALGARAVMIGRAYLWGLAANGQTGVENVLDILRAGLDSTLLALGRASVTDLTRDDVLIPPGFIRELGL, from the coding sequence ATGAGCAGCGCCTGGTTCGAGACCGTTGCCGAGGCCCAGCGCCGCGCCAAGCGCCGGTTGCCCCGCTCGGTGTACAAGGCGCTGCTGGCCGGTTCCGAGCAAGGCATCACCTACCGGGACAACCTCAAGGCCTTCGGCGAGCTCGGTTTCGCCCCGCACGTGGCCGGCGCCGCGCAGGGCCGCGACCTCTCGACGCAGGTGATGGGCCAGCAGATCGCCCTGCCGGTGCTGCTCTCCCCGACCGGCGTGCAGGCGGTGCACCCGGACGCCGAACTCGGCGTGGCCCGCGCCGCGGCGGCCCGTGGCACCGCGATGGGCCTGAGCTCATTCGCGTCCAAACCGATCGAGGAGGTCGTCAGCCAGGGCGCCCCCACCTTCTTCCAGGTCTACTGGTGCGGCAGCCGGGAGGCCATCGTGGGTCGGCTGGAACGGGCCCGGGCGGCCGGTGCCACCGGGCTGATCATCACGCTGGACTGGTCGTTCTCCCATTCCCGGGACTGGGGCAGCCCGTCGATCCCGCAGTCCATCGATTTCAGGACCGCGTTGCGGTTCGCCCCCGAGGTGCTGGTCCGTCCGCAGTGGCTGTTGGACTTCGCGCGCAGCGGCAAACTGCCCGACCTCGCGGTGCCCAACATGGGCGGCAAGGACGACGCCGCGCCCGGCTTCTTCGCCGCCTACGGGGAGTGGATGGGCACGCCGCCGCCGTCCTGGGAGGACATTGCCTGGCTGCGTTCGCAGTGGGACGGCCCGTGCATGCTCAAGGGCATCATCCGGGTCGACGACGCCCGCCGCGCGGTGGACGCGGGGCTGTCCGCGATCTCGGTGTCCAACCACGGCGGCAACAACCTGGACGGCACCCCGGCCGCGATCCGGTCGCTGCCGGTGATCGCCGACGCGGTCGGCGACCAACTCGAGGTGCTGCTGGACGGCGGGATCCGCCGCGGCAGCGACGTCGCCAAGGCCGTGGCGCTGGGCGCGCGGGCCGTGATGATCGGCCGGGCCTACCTGTGGGGGCTGGCCGCGAACGGCCAGACCGGCGTGGAGAACGTGCTGGACATTCTTCGGGCCGGCCTGGACTCGACGTTGCTCGCGTTGGGCCGCGCGTCGGTCACGGATCTGACCCGCGACGACGTGCTGATCCCGCCGGGCTTTATCCGGGAGCTCGGCCTGTGA
- the mftF gene encoding mycofactocin biosynthesis glycosyltransferase MftF (Members of this protein family, MftF, are glycosyltransferases, members of PF00535 (glycosyl transferase family 2). The encoding gene is found as part of the mycofactocin cassette, in Mycobacterium tuberculosis, many other Actinobacteria, and occasional members of other lineages. Mycofactocin itself, a putative redox carrier, is a heavily modified derivative of the C-terminal Val-Tyr dipeptide of the mycofactocin precursor MftA (TIGR03969).) gives MSATLPRGWRVELDRTVRRPRRDLLVGGSPTRLLRLSPTGVTALTEVRDGPIRTAAGATLARRLTDAGLAHPKPVGAATAELIVVVPAHNRAELLDRCLAALGAAHPVLVVDDASSDSAGIAAVAARHGARVTRRESNGGPAAARNTGLAATDAPLVAFVDSDCAPDVGALTRLAAHLDDPTVAAVAPRVVPDRPGPRSALDLGPYPARVAPGTRIAYVPTTTLVVRRDALTDGFDETLRYGEDVDLIWRLHAAGHVIRYDPSVRVCHVEPSQLRQRLGRRFRYGTSAAPLTQRHPDAFVPLVLEPWTGAALLAAVTGRPRLAVALLAGAAADELHRRTKTGLPAAGAAPALTQRLAWTARTTGSYALQTAAPLALAALLHRRTRTGTAALLLAEPVAAWWSRRAHATDPFRWTATHLAEDVAYGAGVLAGCARARTIAPLLPRIRRVRVRPPTESPTRPLRRTR, from the coding sequence GTGAGCGCGACACTGCCGCGGGGGTGGCGGGTGGAGTTGGACCGGACGGTGCGCCGGCCGCGCCGCGATCTGCTGGTGGGCGGGTCGCCGACACGGCTGCTGCGGCTGAGCCCCACCGGAGTGACCGCGCTGACCGAGGTGCGCGACGGGCCGATCCGCACCGCCGCGGGCGCGACACTGGCCCGCCGATTGACCGATGCCGGGTTGGCGCACCCCAAACCGGTTGGCGCCGCGACGGCAGAGCTGATCGTCGTGGTGCCCGCGCACAACCGCGCGGAACTGCTGGACCGTTGTCTGGCCGCGCTGGGCGCCGCCCACCCGGTGCTCGTCGTCGATGACGCCTCGTCAGATTCGGCCGGCATCGCAGCCGTTGCCGCCCGGCACGGCGCCCGCGTGACCCGCCGGGAAAGCAACGGCGGGCCGGCCGCGGCCCGCAATACCGGCCTGGCCGCCACCGACGCACCGCTGGTCGCGTTTGTGGACAGCGACTGCGCGCCGGACGTCGGTGCCCTGACCCGGCTGGCTGCGCACCTGGACGATCCGACGGTGGCCGCGGTGGCGCCGCGGGTGGTGCCCGACCGGCCGGGACCGCGGTCCGCGCTGGACCTCGGCCCGTACCCGGCACGGGTCGCGCCGGGCACCCGCATCGCCTACGTGCCGACCACCACGCTGGTGGTCCGCCGCGACGCACTCACCGACGGCTTCGACGAGACGCTGCGCTACGGCGAGGACGTCGACCTGATCTGGCGGCTGCACGCCGCGGGCCACGTCATCCGCTACGACCCGAGCGTGCGGGTGTGCCACGTCGAACCGTCGCAGCTGCGCCAACGGCTCGGCCGAAGGTTCCGCTACGGCACCTCCGCCGCACCCCTGACGCAGCGTCACCCCGACGCGTTCGTGCCGCTGGTGCTCGAGCCGTGGACCGGCGCGGCGCTGCTCGCCGCGGTCACCGGCCGCCCGCGCCTCGCCGTCGCCCTGCTGGCCGGCGCCGCGGCCGACGAACTGCACCGCCGCACAAAGACCGGTCTGCCCGCCGCGGGTGCCGCTCCCGCGCTGACCCAACGGCTGGCCTGGACCGCCCGCACCACCGGCAGCTACGCGCTGCAGACCGCCGCCCCGCTGGCGCTGGCCGCTCTGCTGCATCGCCGCACCCGGACCGGCACCGCCGCGCTGCTGCTCGCCGAACCCGTGGCCGCGTGGTGGTCCCGCCGCGCGCACGCCACCGACCCGTTCCGCTGGACCGCAACGCATCTGGCCGAGGACGTCGCCTACGGCGCCGGCGTGCTCGCCGGCTGCGCCCGCGCCCGCACGATCGCCCCGCTACTGCCGCGCATCCGCCGCGTCCGGGTGCGCCCCCCGACCGAAAGCCCGACCCGCCCCCTCAGGAGGACCCGATGA
- a CDS encoding mycofactocin-coupled SDR family oxidoreductase, whose protein sequence is MTRPVALVTGAGRGVGAATVSALCRAGWNVLAVDACADDPRLGYRLAGREDLAAVVAAAGESAKAVIADVRDAAALVAAVAQAEQRWGGLDAAIACAGVIAGGMPQWELDPGLEQVVLDVDLGGVLNLARAAIPALLRRPEPRGGRFLAVASAAATKGLPQLAAYCAAKAGVAGLVRSLAVELAGTGVTANAVSPGSTNTAMLTESARLYGLPFSEAFAAQQPHGRLLDPAEVAAVLTFLAGPDSSAITGAIVPVDGGLAL, encoded by the coding sequence GTGACCCGGCCGGTGGCGTTGGTGACCGGGGCGGGCCGCGGCGTCGGTGCGGCCACGGTCAGCGCTCTGTGCCGCGCCGGGTGGAACGTGCTCGCCGTCGACGCGTGTGCGGACGACCCGCGGCTGGGTTATCGCCTGGCCGGCCGGGAGGACCTGGCTGCCGTGGTCGCCGCCGCAGGTGAGTCGGCCAAGGCGGTGATCGCCGACGTGCGCGATGCGGCCGCGCTGGTCGCCGCGGTGGCCCAGGCCGAGCAACGCTGGGGCGGGTTGGATGCGGCGATCGCCTGTGCCGGGGTGATCGCCGGCGGGATGCCGCAGTGGGAACTCGACCCCGGTCTTGAGCAGGTGGTGCTCGACGTCGACCTCGGCGGCGTACTGAACCTGGCCCGCGCCGCGATTCCCGCGCTGCTGCGCCGTCCGGAACCGCGCGGGGGGCGCTTCCTCGCCGTCGCCTCCGCGGCCGCCACCAAGGGGCTGCCGCAGCTGGCTGCCTACTGCGCGGCGAAGGCCGGGGTGGCCGGGCTGGTTCGGTCGCTGGCCGTGGAGTTGGCCGGCACCGGCGTCACCGCGAACGCCGTGTCCCCCGGTTCCACCAACACGGCCATGCTCACCGAGTCCGCCCGCCTCTATGGCCTCCCCTTCTCCGAAGCCTTCGCCGCGCAACAACCCCACGGCCGCCTGCTCGACCCCGCCGAGGTCGCGGCCGTCCTCACCTTCCTGGCCGGCCCCGACTCCTCCGCCATCACCGGCGCCATCGTCCCCGTCGACGGCGGGCTGGCACTGTGA
- the mftE gene encoding mycofactocin biosynthesis peptidyl-dipeptidase MftE translates to MTPTLADLTWPQVGRRPEALLVVPLGATEQHGPHLPLSVDTDVAVALCRGLAQRREDVLVAPALPYGSSGEHAGFPGTLSIGQEALELVLLELARSATDTFARVLFVSGHGGNAEPLTRAVTRLRSEGRDVRAFAPTWSGDVHAGRVETGLALALDPARVQLELAVAGDVRPLAAMLPELRAGGVRAVSPSGVLGDPAGADADEGAALLVRLVADLTDAVARWWP, encoded by the coding sequence ATGACCCCGACGTTGGCCGATCTGACGTGGCCTCAGGTCGGGCGACGACCCGAAGCGCTGCTCGTAGTGCCGTTGGGTGCGACCGAACAGCACGGCCCGCATTTGCCGTTGTCGGTGGACACCGACGTGGCGGTCGCGCTGTGCCGGGGCTTGGCGCAGCGCCGCGAGGACGTGCTCGTCGCCCCGGCGCTGCCGTACGGGTCCAGCGGGGAGCACGCCGGGTTCCCCGGCACGTTGTCGATCGGGCAGGAGGCGCTGGAGTTGGTGCTGCTGGAGCTGGCCCGCTCGGCCACGGACACTTTTGCTCGGGTGCTGTTCGTGTCCGGACACGGCGGCAACGCCGAGCCGCTGACCCGCGCGGTGACCCGGCTGCGCAGCGAGGGTCGGGACGTGCGCGCGTTCGCGCCCACGTGGTCCGGTGACGTACACGCGGGCCGGGTGGAAACCGGTCTCGCGCTGGCGCTGGACCCGGCGCGGGTGCAGCTGGAGCTGGCGGTGGCCGGCGACGTGCGGCCGTTGGCCGCGATGTTGCCCGAGCTACGGGCCGGCGGGGTGCGCGCGGTCAGCCCGTCCGGCGTGCTGGGTGATCCGGCCGGCGCGGACGCCGACGAGGGGGCGGCGCTGTTGGTGCGGCTGGTAGCGGACCTGACCGACGCGGTGGCCCGGTGGTGGCCGTGA
- the mftC gene encoding mycofactocin radical SAM maturase (MftC is a radical SAM/SPASM enzyme that catalyzes the first two steps in biosynthesis of the electron carrier mycofactocin from the terminal Val-Tyr dipeptide of the precursor peptide MftA.), whose translation MVAPLVDEFALGLDAPICLTWELTYACNLACVHCLSSSGRRDPRELSTEQCKAVIDELEGMQVFYVNIGGGEPTVRPDFFELLDYATAHHVGVKFSTNGVRITPAVARRLAANSYVDVQISLDGVTAEINDAIRGPGSHATAMRAMQNLYDAGMRGFKISVVMTRHNVDQIDEYKALADSFDAQLRLTRLRPSGRGADVWHELRLLPGQQRELYDWLVAHGEGVLTGDSFFHLAAYGAALPGLNLCGAGRVVCLIDPLGDVYACPFAIHPEFLAGNLTAPGGFAHLWRTSDLFADLRKPQTGGACSSCSAYDACRGGCMAAKFFTGLPLDGPDPECVQGHGEYALAGAVSAPRSPVDHSRKLLPLSVAGKPHTSLPDRACDVNPLAGLSVT comes from the coding sequence ATGGTCGCCCCCCTCGTCGATGAGTTCGCGCTCGGCCTCGACGCCCCGATCTGCCTGACCTGGGAGCTCACCTACGCCTGCAACCTGGCGTGCGTGCACTGCCTGTCCAGCTCGGGGCGGCGTGACCCGCGGGAGTTGAGCACCGAACAGTGCAAGGCGGTGATCGACGAACTGGAGGGCATGCAGGTCTTCTATGTCAACATCGGCGGCGGCGAGCCGACGGTGCGCCCGGACTTCTTCGAGCTGCTGGACTACGCCACCGCGCATCACGTCGGGGTGAAGTTCTCCACCAACGGGGTGCGCATCACGCCCGCCGTGGCCCGCCGGTTGGCCGCCAACAGCTACGTCGACGTGCAGATCTCCCTGGACGGTGTGACCGCCGAGATCAACGACGCCATCCGCGGCCCCGGCTCGCACGCAACCGCGATGCGCGCCATGCAGAACCTGTACGACGCGGGCATGCGCGGGTTCAAGATCTCTGTGGTGATGACCCGTCACAACGTCGACCAGATCGATGAATACAAGGCGCTGGCCGACTCTTTCGACGCGCAATTGCGGCTGACCCGGCTGCGGCCCTCCGGTCGCGGTGCCGATGTCTGGCACGAGCTGCGGCTGCTGCCCGGGCAGCAGCGCGAGCTCTACGACTGGCTGGTCGCGCACGGCGAGGGTGTGCTCACCGGCGACTCGTTCTTCCACCTGGCCGCCTATGGCGCCGCATTGCCGGGGCTGAACCTGTGCGGCGCGGGCCGGGTGGTCTGCCTGATCGACCCGCTCGGCGACGTCTACGCCTGCCCGTTCGCCATTCACCCGGAGTTCCTGGCCGGCAACCTCACTGCACCCGGTGGCTTCGCGCACCTGTGGCGCACCAGTGACCTGTTCGCCGACCTGCGCAAGCCGCAGACCGGCGGCGCGTGCTCGTCCTGCTCTGCTTACGACGCCTGTCGCGGCGGCTGCATGGCGGCGAAGTTCTTCACCGGGCTGCCCCTGGACGGACCCGACCCGGAATGCGTACAGGGGCATGGGGAGTACGCGCTGGCCGGCGCCGTGTCCGCGCCGCGCTCCCCGGTGGACCACTCGCGCAAACTGCTGCCGCTCAGCGTGGCCGGCAAGCCGCACACGTCGCTTCCCGACCGAGCCTGCGACGTGAACCCGTTGGCCGGGCTGTCGGTGACATGA
- the mftA gene encoding mycofactocin precursor MftA (Mycofactocin is a small molecule electron carrier derived from the final two amino acids, Val-Tyr, of MftA, the mycofactocin precursor. It plays a role in redox homeostasis and the metabolism of alcohols and aldehydes in Actinobacteria, including Mycobacterium tuberculosis.), whose product MNPVNPDEVVTEDVLVEEVSIDGMCGVY is encoded by the coding sequence ATGAACCCCGTGAATCCCGACGAGGTCGTCACCGAGGATGTGCTCGTGGAAGAGGTCTCCATTGACGGCATGTGCGGCGTCTACTAA
- the mftR gene encoding mycofactocin system transcriptional regulator (MftR, the mycofactocin system transcriptional regulator, is an uncharacterized TetR family DNA-binding transcription factor. Its role is inferred by context. It occurs as part of the biosynthesis locus for mycofactocin, a partially characterized electron carrier derived from the terminal Val-Tyr dipeptide of the precursor peptide MftA, through a radical SAM enzyme-mediated process.): MDETPRRGRPPGTSGRELEEAALRLFTELGYHETTVEDIAAAAGVSRRTFFRYFDSKAAVLWGDFDAEVTELRAAFAEIAPDAPLMAAIRQVVVGVNHYRAADVPELRLRMHLIATHPELAAEALRHYDAWEREVAAFAAARLGVAADELYPLAIARTTLAAARAAFDRWATLGDADLPVYLDAALAALGAGFANVGCSA, translated from the coding sequence ATGGACGAGACGCCGCGCCGCGGCAGACCGCCGGGCACCAGCGGGCGCGAACTGGAAGAGGCCGCGCTTCGGCTGTTCACCGAGCTCGGCTACCACGAGACCACCGTGGAGGACATCGCCGCGGCGGCCGGGGTCTCGCGGCGCACGTTCTTTCGATACTTCGACTCCAAGGCCGCGGTGTTGTGGGGGGACTTCGACGCCGAGGTCACCGAATTGCGTGCAGCCTTCGCCGAGATCGCGCCGGACGCCCCGTTGATGGCGGCCATCCGGCAGGTGGTGGTGGGGGTGAATCACTACCGGGCAGCGGATGTGCCGGAGCTGCGGCTGCGGATGCACCTGATCGCGACCCACCCGGAGTTGGCCGCGGAGGCGCTGCGGCACTACGACGCGTGGGAACGCGAGGTGGCCGCTTTTGCCGCCGCGCGGCTTGGGGTCGCGGCGGATGAGCTGTACCCCTTGGCCATTGCACGCACGACCTTGGCGGCGGCGCGGGCGGCCTTCGATCGGTGGGCGACGTTGGGGGACGCGGACCTGCCGGTCTATCTGGACGCGGCGCTCGCCGCGCTCGGCGCCGGATTCGCCAACGTCGGTTGCTCAGCGTAG